One Synechococcus sp. MU1617 DNA window includes the following coding sequences:
- a CDS encoding autotransporter domain-containing protein, with protein MVSYRNSLGWGVEKGLENCGGKKSTTDRSDYGCRWDDGGYGYAAIVGSKGKDSIWVKKKSDGTQPVAIWGSVELGASNDALRLGNTQDEFGGDLHLVGDLDLGSGNSQIISIDKYSDFSVRAIRGDNIDFQISGLATLGGDSELGVFKADRDVDLKQGSTLSSYSGTTTIKEGGTLRAGQAWSLSSESIHQVDGTLILGDNPERDNNKGREDQEIGELTGEGLVTLQKQSHLFYGGLNGDVEFSGTSQGDGALVKKGSGTTTFSGTFRHTGFTKVHDGTLLLQEDESLSGDSTVLISSSKDQPTLDLGGSTQSAPSYNLHGGTLKNGTIGSAQINVDRRTNNIIDGIDGEPVTIKASSDNDFEGNVNLTFMGSNNFKTLQIDRATVLIDESASVDFSENILGGDFVSSGAAFELSDKLDVQGSLTVDGSIDLGSGNDLMRIGNRGLINLGDGEIIDGGSGDYDVFWNQNASLSFDSSNVQGFEIVDLKGEGLAYLGDKASLIITAASRDVDNSIYQEYGSIVSTATNYELNFSSDTTIKDSEDGINVGLLQLNGDSTIHLRQGSLDVAALQSNPKGKTHEFILGAPLEVSSDASLKTLRESMVSPGSGADLDQVASGRLSIGASDQSIATIKQKGGLWSYEGDYSSTDLSGQGVVVVGDGNDDSESSATFKSITAEGSRLLLIGARNDGVLKVTNGIHDSWSPVRKSDGAKKASLISNGEVVLGVSGGNNPSTYKGLTVAMEDGSITTLEDDAIGPQSPTLVRGELQIGESGGSGSGVSQNFARRLIVGQTGSIQNGDLSITSLANAGDVEIDSLTINNGMKRLLDVLERQGLDDNAPIRKIKAQGSLKNLGGTIEIAGELKYQDNDDATDGHALINVRNLRDVIKYLNDGGDKPQPGTLIAQKITMGENRDIISNSGTISTTTRQSTSIDLGGGNDLILNRGSFDIGESIIDGGEPLEITGSILNRDTRTVKGLNIFRQGYDRLSINSENPSSNSSGLVESQLVNFAAIKLEAGGDWIFPQGNDCRVTGNGRIFSEDKTDCVGIVGQRDKSQFLKITNGANVETGVMELGRSSRNSIEVLDGSLTAGLIDGVIGSERINVNSGDITFDRTVNNSFNSLVVGENSSSPTVNAQAIHNIASIHVVNGSLDADLLHATDLEDIGQNPELKIGASIDPSSISLDQSLVEQISSSVVKGSLKVDETEGYSKALQLGGMWGYEGDFGDIDLDAQGIVTTTRSDDDTSIKDDGEQDDIDEVTFKSITAAGDRRLLVGARQDGKLTILEGLHDSSLTEISNKAAILNNGEMVLGDVEGQSDQTPSTYRGATVVMTDGSLQTLYADAISPESPTFVRGLLSIGDQSTGEIKQNFAKRLLVANTGRIENGALSVTSLTNAGDVQIDSLTVNNGMKHLLDVLDDRGVLDDDSPLLRIKAQGSLKNLGGTIEIAGELKYQDNDDAKDGGHALINIRNLRDVIQGDKPQPGTLVAEKITMGSNNDVILNSGIISTTTRDKGKTSINLRGGNDLILNRGTFDIGQSIIDGGEELVLELTKPVQGLNIFRQGLDPRSDSSDNSSGLEETQLVNFAAIKLDAGGDWIFPQGKDCQVRGGKKKFSAPLTKCVGITGEKENDQTIIIADGARVEAGVVALGRDSTNTIHVEKGSLRAVLIEGGNELRQRFRDSRGFVSNDLPVQKETIVLGENNSDAGGELIVGGIVDIEAIHQLGGTWSYAVNASSDDFGVFPDTTAAGTIEVKTTDLNHDLKGTTSVSRATFQRIDGESNDLSIEVDSNASLGVIDGIHGANTSLTTLGEVRLSGESSYAGETTIQDGATLYAENNFALSDKSSVVIEKGGLLDLQGFDHTINSLSGGGDLLLSPRQSTADASGDEIEGADLEIRSGVFEGTIDDGGLSGLGSITKTSEGDLTLSGVNTYSSPTFVKKGRLISASPLALSPYSDFTLSGNGILDLSTFPRQSSGGNSVYSAYLKSLKIAGDPQAMLTVSSLAPVKIKERLEFDQGRIAAFLDSGTDATAPIQMDKAASFVFAESNDSGDAKLYMVMADDASRQQEGTWNVIDGEVENADQLAKNTYLLVPALADEIAEGDDDLVTIGERVYRVARFDGVDEPLAAAALSDVRLEEGSLKMVVVQKDLGDLKEDLKGDDDESGDPDADGDGELDQLPGCDVGDDLCDVISDIDGDDDQALEEEEEVAGEIIDGLHDGLDDDELDLPFGFDYGQLARLVSSGLAPRNVDAAGRGLALHNNLLVDAVFERQPLRQFEELVASEADLQDKAVVEEGEGAGDVSFVDLQDDELDLAKRDGVSAWVKGFGGNSRADESSILYNDYDLNAYGTSFGVDVALSETFQIGAYANYGDLNVNQHSGETGGGSWNPEGWGGGLTAHYSTRHFYVQGLLGASEFSGEQSRNILRINDDLGGNTARGDKSVTSYLGALRIGAPFKTGGVVLEPQGQVVWTRNHEQGFAETNGSEKNLRLKYKSRTTNFAETELGMKLSVPIRTGERALLVPSLRAAWLADWNTNNEGQEIGYKFTDKTVNFESQLGTENGALIEAGLDYTVQNVNGISVKLYGRGGMEFWASDRGTTWRASGGVTFQF; from the coding sequence GTGGTTTCTTACCGCAATTCTTTGGGTTGGGGGGTTGAAAAAGGCTTAGAAAATTGTGGTGGTAAAAAGTCGACAACAGACCGCAGTGATTATGGCTGTCGTTGGGACGACGGTGGATATGGTTATGCCGCCATTGTCGGTAGTAAAGGTAAAGATAGTATTTGGGTGAAAAAGAAGAGCGATGGTACGCAGCCCGTCGCGATTTGGGGTTCCGTTGAATTAGGCGCTTCTAATGATGCGCTGCGACTAGGGAACACACAGGATGAATTTGGTGGAGATCTGCATCTCGTAGGTGATTTGGATCTGGGATCGGGTAATTCTCAAATTATTTCGATCGATAAGTATTCTGATTTTTCTGTCAGAGCCATTCGTGGCGACAATATTGATTTTCAGATCTCGGGCCTAGCCACATTGGGTGGTGACTCTGAACTGGGTGTGTTTAAAGCTGATCGTGATGTTGATTTAAAACAAGGAAGTACCCTCAGTTCTTATTCGGGTACAACCACGATTAAAGAAGGCGGCACGTTGCGTGCTGGTCAGGCTTGGAGTTTGAGTTCTGAATCCATCCATCAAGTGGATGGAACTTTGATCTTGGGGGACAATCCAGAACGAGACAATAATAAAGGGCGAGAAGATCAAGAGATTGGTGAGCTGACAGGAGAAGGTCTAGTTACTTTGCAAAAACAATCTCATCTTTTTTATGGTGGTTTGAACGGAGATGTTGAATTCTCAGGTACATCTCAGGGTGATGGAGCACTTGTTAAAAAAGGATCGGGAACAACGACCTTCTCTGGCACATTTCGCCACACTGGTTTTACCAAGGTGCATGATGGAACATTATTGCTGCAAGAAGACGAAAGCCTTAGCGGCGATTCGACAGTATTAATTTCATCTTCTAAAGATCAACCAACTTTGGATCTTGGTGGAAGTACTCAAAGTGCTCCTTCCTATAATTTGCATGGTGGTACTCTAAAAAATGGAACGATTGGTAGTGCACAAATTAATGTAGATAGGCGTACAAATAATATTATCGATGGCATTGATGGCGAGCCTGTTACTATCAAGGCTTCATCGGATAATGATTTCGAGGGAAATGTCAATTTGACCTTTATGGGTTCAAATAATTTTAAGACCCTTCAAATTGATCGTGCCACTGTTTTGATTGATGAGTCGGCCAGCGTTGATTTTTCAGAGAATATTCTTGGTGGTGATTTTGTTTCAAGTGGGGCTGCTTTTGAACTATCCGACAAATTAGATGTTCAAGGATCGTTAACGGTCGACGGTTCGATTGATCTGGGCTCAGGCAATGATCTGATGCGAATTGGTAATCGAGGTTTAATCAATTTAGGAGATGGTGAAATCATCGATGGTGGATCTGGTGATTATGATGTTTTCTGGAATCAAAATGCATCGCTTTCCTTTGATTCATCCAATGTTCAAGGCTTCGAGATTGTTGACTTGAAAGGCGAGGGCCTTGCTTATCTTGGTGATAAGGCGAGCCTGATTATCACTGCTGCCAGCCGTGATGTTGATAATTCTATTTACCAAGAATACGGATCGATTGTTTCTACGGCTACCAACTACGAGCTAAATTTTAGTTCCGACACCACTATTAAAGATTCTGAGGACGGTATCAATGTTGGCCTGCTCCAACTGAATGGTGATTCAACAATTCACCTAAGGCAAGGATCACTGGATGTTGCTGCTCTCCAGTCAAATCCCAAGGGTAAAACCCACGAATTCATTCTTGGCGCACCACTTGAGGTGTCCTCCGACGCGTCACTAAAAACGTTGCGTGAATCAATGGTCAGTCCTGGCAGTGGTGCTGATTTGGATCAGGTCGCGTCAGGCCGCTTGTCCATTGGTGCGTCTGACCAATCCATTGCGACGATCAAGCAAAAGGGTGGGCTGTGGAGTTATGAAGGCGATTATTCATCCACTGATCTTTCAGGTCAAGGTGTTGTCGTCGTGGGTGATGGCAACGACGATTCAGAATCATCCGCAACGTTCAAGTCGATCACAGCAGAAGGCTCCCGACTGCTTCTGATTGGTGCGAGAAACGATGGTGTTCTGAAAGTCACGAATGGTATTCACGATTCATGGTCACCAGTTCGAAAATCTGATGGTGCAAAAAAGGCGTCCTTGATTTCTAATGGTGAGGTGGTGCTGGGAGTCTCTGGTGGCAATAACCCGAGTACCTACAAGGGCCTTACTGTTGCCATGGAAGATGGCTCGATCACGACCCTTGAAGACGATGCGATTGGTCCACAATCACCCACCTTGGTTCGAGGTGAGCTCCAGATTGGTGAATCGGGAGGCAGTGGAAGTGGAGTTAGCCAGAATTTTGCCCGACGTTTGATTGTTGGACAAACAGGATCAATTCAGAATGGTGATCTCTCAATTACAAGTCTTGCCAATGCTGGTGATGTGGAGATTGATTCGCTCACGATCAACAACGGGATGAAGCGCTTGTTGGATGTTTTGGAACGACAGGGTCTTGATGATAATGCGCCAATACGCAAAATTAAAGCGCAGGGATCGCTGAAAAATTTGGGTGGCACCATTGAGATCGCTGGTGAACTCAAGTATCAAGACAATGACGACGCAACGGATGGGCATGCACTTATCAATGTTCGTAATCTCAGGGATGTAATTAAATACTTGAATGATGGTGGTGATAAGCCTCAGCCTGGAACATTGATCGCTCAGAAGATTACTATGGGCGAAAATAGAGATATCATCTCAAATAGTGGAACAATCTCCACAACAACGCGTCAATCTACCTCCATTGATCTTGGTGGTGGTAATGACCTTATCCTCAACCGCGGCAGCTTTGATATTGGTGAATCGATTATTGATGGTGGTGAGCCACTGGAAATTACGGGTTCGATTCTTAACCGCGATACTCGTACCGTTAAGGGCCTTAACATCTTTAGACAAGGGTATGATCGCCTCTCCATTAATTCTGAAAACCCTTCTTCCAATTCATCGGGTTTAGTAGAGTCTCAACTCGTCAATTTTGCTGCTATTAAGTTAGAGGCTGGAGGTGACTGGATCTTCCCACAGGGCAACGACTGCCGTGTGACTGGCAATGGTCGCATTTTTAGTGAGGATAAAACTGATTGTGTCGGTATTGTTGGTCAAAGGGATAAGTCTCAGTTTTTAAAAATAACGAATGGCGCCAATGTTGAAACTGGCGTGATGGAGCTGGGACGCTCTAGTCGTAACAGCATTGAAGTGCTTGATGGATCTCTGACGGCTGGATTGATCGATGGAGTTATTGGAAGTGAGCGAATTAATGTCAATTCTGGAGATATCACTTTTGATCGCACTGTTAATAACTCTTTCAACTCTTTGGTTGTTGGCGAGAATTCTTCTTCCCCAACTGTGAATGCACAGGCGATTCATAATATTGCTTCGATACATGTTGTGAATGGATCTCTGGATGCTGATCTTCTGCATGCGACTGATCTGGAGGATATCGGCCAGAATCCGGAGCTAAAGATTGGTGCTTCGATCGATCCTTCGTCTATATCACTCGATCAATCCTTGGTTGAACAGATCTCCAGCAGTGTTGTTAAAGGCTCTTTGAAGGTCGATGAAACCGAGGGCTATTCCAAAGCGCTCCAACTGGGCGGCATGTGGGGTTATGAAGGTGATTTTGGTGATATTGATCTTGATGCCCAGGGCATCGTGACAACAACACGATCTGATGACGACACTTCAATTAAAGATGATGGCGAACAGGACGATATTGATGAGGTGACGTTTAAATCGATTACTGCTGCTGGTGATCGTCGTCTGTTGGTTGGTGCACGACAGGATGGCAAGCTCACCATCCTCGAGGGATTGCATGACAGTTCGCTCACGGAAATATCGAATAAAGCAGCCATTCTCAACAATGGTGAAATGGTTTTAGGTGATGTAGAGGGGCAAAGTGATCAAACGCCGAGCACTTACCGAGGCGCCACGGTGGTGATGACAGATGGCAGTCTTCAAACGCTTTATGCCGATGCGATCAGCCCTGAATCCCCCACCTTTGTTCGTGGCCTTTTAAGTATTGGCGATCAATCGACAGGTGAAATTAAGCAAAATTTTGCGAAACGATTGCTTGTTGCTAATACGGGCAGAATCGAGAATGGTGCTTTATCAGTAACCAGTCTCACCAATGCTGGTGATGTTCAGATTGATTCGCTCACGGTCAACAATGGCATGAAGCACTTGTTGGATGTTCTGGATGATCGTGGAGTTCTTGATGATGATTCACCATTGCTCCGAATAAAAGCTCAGGGATCTCTGAAAAATCTGGGTGGCACCATTGAGATCGCTGGTGAACTCAAGTATCAAGACAATGACGACGCAAAAGATGGTGGTCATGCGCTGATCAACATCCGCAACCTGAGGGACGTTATTCAAGGCGATAAGCCCCAGCCAGGAACTTTGGTGGCCGAGAAAATCACAATGGGCTCGAATAATGATGTCATCTTGAACAGTGGAATTATCTCTACTACAACAAGGGATAAAGGTAAGACTTCAATCAACCTGCGTGGTGGCAATGATCTCATCTTGAACCGTGGCACTTTTGATATTGGTCAATCGATCATTGATGGTGGTGAGGAGTTAGTTCTTGAACTTACTAAGCCGGTGCAAGGCCTCAACATCTTTAGGCAGGGCCTTGATCCACGTTCTGACTCTTCTGATAATTCTTCTGGATTAGAGGAGACTCAGTTGGTCAATTTTGCTGCTATTAAGTTAGACGCTGGTGGTGATTGGATTTTCCCGCAGGGGAAGGATTGTCAGGTGCGGGGTGGCAAAAAGAAGTTTAGTGCTCCATTGACGAAATGTGTTGGCATTACGGGTGAAAAAGAAAACGATCAAACAATTATTATTGCCGATGGAGCTCGAGTTGAGGCAGGAGTTGTCGCTTTGGGGCGTGATAGTACCAACACGATTCATGTCGAGAAAGGATCTCTGCGTGCTGTGTTGATCGAGGGCGGTAATGAGTTGCGTCAGCGTTTTCGAGACAGCCGTGGCTTTGTTTCGAATGATCTTCCAGTGCAAAAGGAAACAATTGTGTTGGGAGAGAACAACTCCGATGCCGGCGGTGAGTTGATTGTTGGTGGTATTGTTGATATTGAGGCGATTCATCAGTTGGGCGGCACATGGTCGTATGCCGTTAATGCCTCATCAGACGACTTTGGCGTATTTCCTGACACCACGGCAGCGGGCACGATTGAAGTTAAGACGACTGACCTGAACCACGATTTGAAGGGTACAACCTCTGTAAGTCGTGCAACATTCCAGCGGATCGATGGTGAAAGTAACGACTTAAGCATTGAGGTTGATTCCAATGCATCCCTTGGTGTGATTGATGGAATTCATGGTGCCAATACATCACTTACCACTTTGGGCGAAGTCCGCCTCTCGGGAGAGAGCAGCTACGCCGGTGAAACAACCATTCAGGATGGAGCAACTCTCTACGCCGAAAATAATTTCGCATTGTCTGACAAGTCGTCTGTTGTGATTGAAAAGGGTGGCCTTTTGGATCTTCAGGGATTTGATCACACCATCAATTCCCTCTCTGGTGGCGGTGACCTTCTCTTGAGCCCGAGACAGTCCACGGCCGATGCCTCAGGTGATGAGATCGAGGGCGCTGATTTAGAGATTCGATCCGGGGTGTTTGAGGGCACGATTGATGATGGTGGTTTGTCTGGCCTCGGCTCCATCACAAAAACATCTGAAGGAGATCTCACTCTTTCTGGCGTCAATACATATTCCTCACCCACCTTTGTGAAGAAGGGCAGGTTAATTTCAGCCAGCCCATTGGCCCTCAGTCCCTACTCAGACTTCACTCTGTCTGGAAATGGAATTCTGGATCTCAGCACCTTCCCAAGGCAATCTTCTGGCGGGAATTCCGTTTATAGCGCTTACCTGAAGAGTCTCAAGATCGCCGGTGATCCCCAGGCCATGCTGACGGTGTCTTCTTTGGCGCCTGTCAAGATTAAGGAGCGGCTTGAATTTGATCAAGGACGGATTGCTGCATTCCTTGATTCCGGAACGGATGCAACAGCACCAATTCAAATGGATAAAGCTGCATCTTTTGTTTTTGCTGAGAGCAACGATTCTGGTGATGCCAAGCTTTATATGGTCATGGCTGACGATGCTTCACGTCAGCAGGAAGGCACCTGGAATGTGATTGATGGTGAGGTTGAAAATGCTGACCAACTCGCCAAAAACACCTATCTGCTTGTTCCTGCTTTGGCGGATGAGATTGCTGAAGGAGATGACGATCTTGTCACGATCGGCGAGCGTGTTTACCGCGTTGCTCGATTCGATGGTGTTGATGAACCTCTAGCGGCGGCTGCCCTCTCTGATGTGCGGCTCGAAGAAGGATCGTTGAAGATGGTTGTCGTCCAAAAAGATCTCGGCGACTTAAAGGAGGATCTCAAGGGTGATGATGATGAATCTGGTGATCCCGATGCCGATGGCGATGGTGAACTTGACCAATTGCCTGGTTGTGATGTGGGTGATGATCTGTGCGACGTGATTAGTGATATCGATGGTGATGATGATCAGGCCTTGGAGGAAGAAGAAGAGGTCGCTGGTGAAATCATCGACGGTTTACATGATGGTCTAGATGATGATGAACTTGATCTTCCCTTTGGCTTTGATTACGGCCAATTGGCGCGGTTGGTGAGTAGCGGCTTAGCGCCCCGGAATGTGGATGCTGCTGGCCGTGGCTTGGCGCTGCACAACAACTTGCTGGTGGATGCGGTGTTTGAGCGGCAACCGCTGCGTCAGTTCGAGGAGCTGGTGGCTAGCGAAGCGGATCTGCAAGACAAGGCCGTTGTTGAGGAAGGGGAGGGTGCTGGTGATGTGAGCTTTGTCGATCTGCAGGATGACGAGCTGGATCTGGCCAAGCGTGATGGCGTTAGCGCCTGGGTGAAGGGATTCGGCGGCAACAGCCGGGCTGATGAGTCGTCGATTTTGTACAACGACTACGACTTGAACGCCTACGGCACCAGCTTTGGTGTGGATGTGGCCTTGAGCGAGACGTTCCAGATCGGTGCCTATGCCAATTACGGCGATCTGAATGTGAACCAGCACAGTGGCGAGACCGGTGGCGGCAGCTGGAACCCCGAGGGCTGGGGTGGCGGCTTAACGGCCCATTACTCCACTCGCCATTTCTATGTGCAGGGCCTGCTGGGGGCGAGTGAATTCAGTGGTGAGCAGTCGCGCAACATCCTGCGGATTAACGACGACTTGGGCGGGAATACAGCCCGGGGTGACAAGAGCGTTACCAGCTATCTGGGCGCACTTCGGATTGGTGCCCCGTTCAAGACTGGTGGCGTGGTGCTCGAGCCGCAGGGCCAGGTGGTGTGGACCCGCAACCACGAACAAGGCTTTGCAGAGACCAATGGCTCCGAGAAGAATCTGCGGCTGAAGTACAAGAGCCGCACCACCAACTTTGCTGAGACGGAGTTGGGCATGAAGCTGTCGGTGCCGATCCGCACCGGTGAGCGGGCATTGCTGGTGCCGAGTCTGCGGGCGGCCTGGCTCGCCGATTGGAACACCAATAACGAGGGCCAGGAGATTGGCTACAAGTTCACCGACAAGACGGTGAATTTCGAGTCACAGCTGGGCACCGAGAACGGCGCCTTGATCGAGGCGGGCCTTGATTACACGGTGCAGAACGTCAACGGCATCTCGGTGAAGCTGTACGGAAGAGGCGGTATGGAGTTCTGGGCCAGCGACCGGGGCACGACCTGGCGTGCGAGCGGCGGTGTGACCTTCCAGTTCTGA
- a CDS encoding autotransporter-associated beta strand repeat-containing protein, whose product MAARYWLSALAACGAISVSLAQSAEAAPQGFKDIADNTFNAFAEEFSSEEVLIADKGGNGNKPPGGGTCNNDKNNQNQSGQECESEENISGEKPPVDRDPIVNSDQVDVYELPDEYKVILPGEDGKTFFGISYSMWSRPQVNEGNLPGISVGKWYEEAETTGKFFPWRNNVELAQGLSAGYQQYAKTRLRDKLDASDNINLYGYDNGGGFVYGRHDSNELPDGNQRPDVDKDSTAGEGLLYFYNNISYHTIGVGGGAGRIQAFGGCEVNTISQGKTVSTSKILPKDDLCRWDGEKVASDYYVPLLDGGELSADKSNENQIELSNQFFVSDQGGVVDNEGKNLVLQGAIQSIANTSENPSPLSFEGIGSTSLQGDNSYINPTVVTEGVLEITNVNGLGSADAGTRVEKDAVLRISVSGQSTPQGSASNDAKINEEITLAGGELDLNGNYIDLKNGAVLEGEGVNSTIRVKDGSTEVFARSIISGEGGLIKDGKGFLRLGGVKPQTYEGATIIEAGELRFADTTSTPSTTEVTVNKGATLRLMGGPDTDGRLNTVSSIEGEGRIVLNTDNAHLSVNVPEGKNPEFEGSILGGPEANSLQGTFIKDGSGKLILSGKNAYGSLIVEGGQLDINGENINPDGMDPSEASVSLRLGHDLSVKGGTALRVTGHDVHTEYGPRTPGEEASSEGTIAKIENHASPIIEFDDSINELTVENGSLLVASFTGALPTEYDAYKDNCKEGSDEETCYSIRPQIVFGNGADSMFNNGLVVGPGEAGTGNHLQLRFNAGNDVLENGNVDDRNGSWLGCVTAGADDQGFNGYKYENTCDDANRKTGGNLPYANSKDAKRNYTVNVFMGGGNDAFTNHQGSYLRGSFNGESGDDTLGNQGVIRGNIVMGKGSDTVTFQ is encoded by the coding sequence ATGGCAGCGCGTTATTGGCTCAGTGCTCTCGCTGCGTGTGGAGCGATCAGTGTGTCGTTAGCGCAAAGCGCTGAAGCTGCTCCTCAGGGTTTTAAGGATATTGCCGATAATACATTTAATGCTTTTGCTGAAGAATTCAGCTCTGAAGAAGTTTTAATCGCCGATAAAGGAGGTAATGGTAATAAGCCACCGGGTGGTGGTACTTGCAATAATGATAAAAATAACCAAAATCAATCTGGCCAGGAATGCGAGTCTGAAGAAAATATTTCCGGTGAAAAGCCCCCCGTTGATCGAGATCCAATTGTCAACTCTGACCAGGTTGACGTGTATGAATTGCCAGATGAATACAAAGTAATCTTGCCTGGTGAGGACGGTAAAACATTTTTTGGAATTTCTTACTCCATGTGGTCAAGACCACAAGTCAATGAGGGGAATCTTCCGGGAATTTCTGTCGGCAAATGGTATGAAGAAGCAGAGACAACTGGCAAATTCTTTCCTTGGAGAAATAATGTTGAGCTAGCTCAAGGGCTTTCTGCTGGCTACCAACAATATGCTAAAACTCGGCTTAGGGATAAGTTAGATGCTTCTGACAATATCAACCTTTATGGATATGATAATGGAGGTGGTTTTGTCTATGGCCGCCACGATAGCAATGAATTGCCCGATGGCAATCAACGTCCAGATGTAGATAAAGATTCAACAGCTGGTGAGGGCCTCCTTTATTTTTACAATAATATTTCCTATCACACGATTGGTGTGGGTGGTGGTGCGGGCCGAATCCAAGCCTTTGGGGGGTGTGAGGTCAACACGATTTCGCAAGGTAAAACGGTAAGCACATCAAAGATTCTTCCTAAAGATGATCTCTGTCGTTGGGATGGAGAGAAAGTAGCTTCGGATTATTATGTGCCGTTGTTAGATGGTGGGGAGCTTTCTGCTGATAAGTCAAACGAAAATCAGATTGAATTGTCCAATCAGTTTTTTGTGTCGGATCAAGGTGGAGTGGTTGATAATGAGGGGAAAAATCTTGTTCTGCAGGGGGCGATTCAATCGATCGCTAATACGTCTGAAAATCCCAGTCCACTATCTTTTGAGGGCATAGGATCAACGTCTCTTCAGGGCGACAACTCTTATATCAACCCTACGGTAGTTACAGAAGGTGTTCTCGAAATCACCAACGTCAATGGATTGGGCTCTGCTGATGCAGGCACCCGTGTGGAAAAGGATGCCGTTCTGAGAATTTCCGTCAGTGGCCAGTCAACACCTCAGGGTTCAGCAAGTAACGACGCAAAGATCAATGAAGAAATCACCTTGGCTGGTGGTGAATTGGATCTGAATGGCAACTATATTGATCTAAAAAATGGCGCTGTCTTAGAAGGTGAAGGTGTTAATTCAACTATTAGGGTTAAAGATGGTAGTACTGAAGTCTTCGCGAGAAGTATAATTTCTGGTGAAGGCGGTCTGATTAAGGATGGCAAGGGCTTTCTCCGCCTTGGCGGTGTAAAACCGCAAACCTATGAGGGAGCAACGATCATTGAGGCGGGTGAACTGCGTTTTGCAGATACCACATCCACCCCTAGCACAACTGAGGTAACGGTAAATAAAGGCGCAACACTGCGCTTGATGGGAGGACCAGATACAGATGGCCGCCTCAATACCGTTAGCTCTATCGAAGGGGAAGGAAGAATTGTCTTAAATACAGATAATGCGCACCTCAGTGTCAATGTCCCGGAGGGTAAAAATCCTGAGTTTGAAGGGTCCATTCTTGGCGGTCCTGAAGCTAATTCTTTGCAAGGAACCTTCATCAAGGATGGTTCTGGAAAATTAATCCTGTCGGGAAAAAATGCCTATGGATCCTTGATTGTTGAAGGAGGTCAGTTGGATATTAATGGTGAGAATATTAATCCTGATGGTATGGATCCATCTGAGGCTTCAGTATCTCTCAGACTTGGACATGACCTATCCGTAAAAGGTGGTACTGCTTTACGGGTTACTGGACATGATGTACATACAGAGTATGGCCCAAGGACACCTGGTGAGGAAGCCTCATCGGAAGGCACGATAGCTAAGATCGAAAACCATGCTTCACCAATTATTGAATTCGATGATTCAATCAATGAATTAACTGTCGAGAATGGCAGCCTATTGGTGGCTAGTTTTACCGGTGCATTGCCGACCGAATATGACGCCTACAAAGATAACTGCAAAGAAGGGTCAGATGAAGAAACGTGCTACTCCATTCGACCGCAAATAGTGTTCGGAAATGGCGCCGATTCAATGTTCAACAATGGTTTGGTTGTTGGCCCTGGGGAAGCAGGAACTGGGAATCATTTGCAGCTTCGTTTCAATGCTGGGAATGATGTTCTTGAGAATGGGAATGTGGACGACAGAAATGGTAGTTGGCTTGGATGTGTGACGGCTGGTGCTGATGATCAGGGATTTAATGGGTACAAGTATGAGAACACCTGTGACGATGCGAATAGAAAAACAGGTGGCAATTTGCCTTATGCAAATAGTAAGGATGCCAAGAGGAATTATACGGTTAATGTCTTCATGGGGGGCGGAAATGATGCATTCACTAATCACCAAGGAAGTTATCTCAGAGGTAGCTTTAATGGTGAATCAGGCGACGATACTTTAGGGAACCAGGGTGTTATTCGCGGCAATATTGTGATGGGTAAGGGAAGCGATACGGTTACTTTTCAATGA